GCGTTGCTGCGTCATCTGCCCGGCGACGTACGCGCTGCGCTGCCCGCCATCGCCCGCTCATGCGCCCTGTCAGGCCCGCTGGCCGGACTGCGTACCGCGCTCTCCCTGCTGGGGGCGTCCATGGGTATGCGTCCGGTGTACGACCTCGACGCCGGGCGCCGCAAGGCGGACGCGCTCGCTGTCTGCGCGGCGGTTCCAACACTTCTGACGGCGCTGCACCGGCTGGGTCAGGGGCTCGATCCGGTCGAGCCGCGCGACGACCTGCCGTACGCCGCCAACTACCTCTACATGCTGACCGGTTCGGAGCCGGAACCCGCCCGCGCCCGGGCGATCGAGCAGTACCTCGTCTCCACGATCGACCATGGCTTCAATGCGTCCACGTTCACTGCCCGGGTGATCACCTCCACCGGAGCCGACGTCGCGGCCTGCCTGGTCGGCGCGATCGGCGCACTCTCGGGCCCGCTGCACGGCGGCGCTCCCAGCCGCGCCCTCGACACGCTGGATGCGATCGGCACTGAGGACCGCATCGACTCCTGGATCAGGGAACGGGTCCTGGCGGGGGAGCGGATCATGGGCTTCGGGCATCCCGTGTACCGCACCGAGGACCCACGCTCGCGCATGCTGCGCCAGATCGCCGAGAGCTTCGGCGGACCGCTGGTGGAGTTCGCGGTCCAGGTGGAGGCACACGTCGAGGCGATCCTCGCGGAGCTGAAGCCGGGGCGTGAGCTGCACACCAATGTGGAGTTCTATGCGGGCGTCGTCATGGAGCAGTGCGGTCTGCCGCGCGAGATGTTCACCCCGACGTTCTGCGCTGCGAGGGTGGTCGGCTGGAGCGCCAACATTCTGGAGCAGGCGGAGGACTCCAAGATCATCCGCCCGGCGGCGCGGTATGTGGGACCGCCGCCGCCTCAGCCGCTGCCGGTGGTGTCCTGACACAGGTATGCCCGGCACCTCACCGGTGCCGGGCTGTGGCCGCCTGCGGCTGGGCGTCGGGGACACCGGCTTGTTCACGCCGCCGCGCTCGCGTGGGGCTGCACCGACTCGCCGCACCATTGTCGTGCGTCACGGCGCCGGACGCGTGGCCGTGATCGCGGCGTCCATGATCTCGGCCAGCCTGCGTTCGTGGCTGTCCTCCGGCAAGGTCAGCTTCCGTGCGCGGGAGAGGTCCCAGTAGCGCCGGAACGGCTCGCTGGACTGCAAGGACCGCGCGTGGTGCATGAGTTCCTCGTCGGTGTACCGGTTCCAGTCGTGTGCGAGCACGAAGTGCGCGTAGATGAGATTGGCGTAGAGGTTCTGCCGGGTCTCTTCGACGGAAACACCCGGGTAGTCGTTCCAGACAGCCGCAAGGTCCGGGTCGTCCATGGCCATCCGCATCAGTTGCATGTGCAGCGAGCGCAGGCCTGCCTCCGCGTTGCGGTGCAACGCCTCCCTGGACCTCGTCAGCTCGTCGCGCTGGTCCGCCAGCTCCCTGCGCTGCATCCGCAGTTCCTGGTACTGCAGGAGCAGAGCAACCACCAGGCTCAGGAACGCCAGCCCGGAGAAGATCGCGTTCGCGCCGCCGAAGTAATTGCCCACCTGGCTGCGCGCCGCGGCGTCGGCCAGTCCGCCCTCTCGGCTCTCCACAGCCTGGATGAGCCACGTGCTGACCGCTATGGCGGCCAGGGTGATGAGCGCTGTCCCGCCGAGCGCGGCGGTGGCCCATAAGGCAAGTCGTCCGGTCCTGCCTGAGTGTGCCGTCATCGTGTCCTCCCTGAGGTATGGACACGTACCCTTCCCATGTAGAGGGACCATGACGCGGTGTCGCCACCCGCTCATGAATGACGCGCGCCGGCAGGGGGCTAGGCTCGGCGCTCATGGCCGGCAAACCCGTACCCGTCGTCGTCCTCGCGGGCTTTCTGGGATCCGGCAAGACCACCCTCCTCAACCACCTGCTCCGGCGCAACGGCGGCACCCGCATCGGCGTTGTCGTCAATGACTTCGGCTCCATCGAAATCGACGCCATGACCGTCGCAGGACAGGTCGGCTCCACCGTGTCCCTCGGGAACGGCTGTCTGTGCTGCGCCGTCGACGCGAGCGAGTTGGACGACTATCTGGAGAAGCTCATCCGGCCCGCCACGCGCATCGACGTCATCGTCATCGAGGCCAGTGGGCTTGCCGAGCCGCAGGAGCTCGTACGGATGCTGCTGGCCGGCGACAATCCGCGCATCGTGTACGGGGGACTGGTCGAGATCGTCGACGCTGCCGAGTTCGACGCGACCAGGGCGCGGCACCCCGAGATCGACCGGCATCTCGCGATCGCCGATCTGATCGTTCTGAACAAGGCGGACCGGGTGGAGCCGGACGCTCTGGAACGGGTGCTCGGGACGCTCGGCGAGTTCGGCGCGGGCACGCCCACGATCACCGTGGAACATGGGCGGGTCGACCCGCAGATGCTCTTCGACCCCGCCGTGCGGCCGGAGCGGGAGGAGAAGGTACGCCAGCTGTCCTTCGAGGATCTGTACGCGGACGAGTACGACCACGATCACGGCCATGCGGACCATCTGCACACCGCGTACGAGAGCCTCGCCTTCATGGCGGATGCGCCCATGCACCCGCACCGGCTCATGGACTTCCTCGACTCCAGGCCCGAAGGGCTCTACCGGATCAAGGGATTCGTCGACTTCGGGGCCGCCGATCCGGGCAATCGGTACGCCGTCCACGCCGTCGGCCGGTTCCTGCGGTTCTACCCGTCACGCTGGGCGCCCGGGGAGGAGCGGCTGACGCAGCTCGTGCTGATCGGCTCGGGCATCGACGCCGGGGCGCTGCGCAAGCAGTTGGAGTCCTGCGCGCGGACCGGTCCGCAGGACGCCCCCGACGAGCGGAGCATGTGGGGCGTCCTGCGGTACGTACCGGCCGAATCGGATGGGGCAGGGGAGACAGCGGAGAAGGCCGAGCCCGCGCTCGACTAGCTCGACGGGCCCGCCAGCACCGCCACCTTCGACGTCACCGGCGTACCCGAGCCGTCACGCCGCGGATCCGGCTCCGGAAGCTCGGCCGGTGTGCCGTTCTTCTGCGCCGCATGGGCCGGTGCCGCGCCCGCCCATGCGAGTACCAGCACGTCCTCGCCCTTGAGGAAGCGCTGGCAACGCACGCCGCCCGTGGCCCGTCCCTTGCGCGGGTACTGGTCGAAGGGCGTGAGCTTCGCCGTCGTCACCGAGTCGTCCAGCGTGCCGTGCGAGCCCGCGATGGTGAAGACCACCGCGTCCCCGGCCGGATCGACCGCCGTGAACGAGATGACCTCGGCGCCCTCCGTCAGCTTGATCCCGGCCATGCCGCCGGCCGCCCGGCCCTGCGGCCGCACCTGCGAAGCCTGATAGCGCAGCAACTGGGCGTCGGAGGTGATGAAGACCAGGTCCTCCTCGCCCGTACGCAGCTCGGCACCGCCGACGATCCGGTCACCTTCCTTGAGGGTGATGACCTCCAACTCGTCCTTGTTCGCCGGGTAGTCGGGTACGACGCGCTTGACGACACCCTGCAGCGTGCCGAGTGCGAGGCCCGGCGAGGACTCGTCGAGCGTGGTGAGGCAGATGACCGTCTCGTCCGGCTCCAGCGACAGGAACTCCGCGACCGGCGCACCGCCCGACAGATTGGGCGCGGACACCGTGTCCGGAAGCTGCGGAAGGTCGATCACCGCGAGCCGCAGCAAGCGCCCGGACGAGGTCACAGCGCCCACGTCGCCGCGCTGTGTCGCAGGCACCGCCGAAACGATCACATCGTGCTTGGCGCGCTTTCCGCCCTCGTGCGCCAGGGGCTCGCCATTGGCGGTACGGGCCAGCAGGCCGGTCGAGGACAGCAGCACCCGGCACGGGTCGTCCGCGACCTCCAGCGAGGCCGCGGCGACCGGCGTACCCGCCGACTCCAGCAGCACCGTGCGCCGCTCGGTGCCGAACTTCTTCGCCACCGCGGCCAGTTCGGTCGAGACCAGCTTGCGCAGCTCGGTGTCCGAATCCAGGATCCCGGTCAGCTCGTCGATCTCGCCGTTGAGCCGGTCGCGCTCGCTCTCCAGCTCGATCTTGTCGAACTTGGTCAGTCGGCGGAGCGGAGTGTCCAGAATGTACTGAGTCTGGATTTCGCTCAGCGAGAAGCGCTCGATCAGCCGCTCTTTCGCCTGCGCGGAATTGTCACTCGACCGGATGAGCCGGATGACCTCGTCGATGTCGAGAAGTGCGACAAGCAGGCCCTCGACCAGGTGCAGCCGGTCGCGCCGTTTGGTCCGCCGGAACTCGCTGCGCCGCCGTACGACCTCGAAGCGGTGATCGAGATAGACCTCGAGCAGCTCCTTGAGCCCCAGGGTGAGCGGCTGCCCGTCCACCAGCGCCACATTGTTGATACCGAAGGACTCCTCCATCGGCGTCAGCTTGTAGAGCTGCTCCAGCACGGCCTCGGGGATGAAGCCGTTCTTGACCTCGATGACCAGTCGCAGACCGTGCTGCCGGTCGGTGAGGTCCTTGACGTCCGCGATGCCCTGGAGCTTCTTCGCCGAGACCAGGTCCTTGATCTTCGCGATCACCTTTTCCGGGCCGACGGTGAAGGGCAACTCGGTGATCACCAGCCCCTTGCGGCGCGCCGTGACGTCCTCCACGGAGGCCGTCGCGCGGATCTTGAAGGTGCCGCGGCCGGCCTCGTACGCGTCCTTGATGCCTCCGAGACCCACGATCCGGCCGCCGGTCGGCAGGTCGGGCCCGGGGATGAAACGCATCAGCGTGTCGAGGTCCGCGCCGGGGTGCTTGATCAGATGTCGGGCGGCGGCGATGACCTCGCCGAGATTGTGCGGCGGCATGTTCGTCGCCATGCCCACGGCGATCCCGGACGCGCCGTTGACCAGCAGATTCGGATAGGCGGCGGGGAGCGCGACCGGCTCCCGCTCCTGACCGTCGTAGTTCGACTGGAAGTCGACGGTGTCCTCGTCGATCGACTCCGTCATCAGGCTGGTGGCGTCCGCCATCCGGCACTCGGTGTACCGCATGGCGGCCGGCGGGTCGTCGTTGCCGAGGGAGCCGAAGTTTCCGTGGCCGTCGACCAGCGGCAGGCGCATCGAGAACGGCTGCGCCATCCGCACCAGGGCGTCGTAGATCGACGCGTCGCCGTGCGGGTGCAACTTACCCATGACCTCGCCGACGACGCGGGCGCACTTCACATAGCCGCGGTCGGGGCGCAGGCCCATCTCGTTCATCTGGTAGACGATGCGTCGGTGCACCGGCTTCATACCGTCGCGGGCGTCCGGCAGGGCCCGGGAGTAGATCACCGAGTACGCGTACTCGAGGAAGGAGCCCTGCATTTCGTCGACGACGTCGATGTCGAGGATCTTCTCCTCGAAGTCGTCCGGCGGCGGGGTCTTCGTGCTGCGGCGGGCCATCGCTGCTGCGGCTCCTTCTCGCTCTTGTGCGGGGCAGGACTCAGGTTCTGACGCGGACCATTGTGGACCGAGCCACTGACAAGGCTGACCTCGACCCGTCGTTGGGCCGTTCTCGGCCGGGAACTTCGCCAGGTGTCAGATGGCTTGCATACAGTGGCAGGACTTCTCCATATCGCGATCGAAGGGACGTACATGCCCATGGGTCACACGGCCACAGCGCAGGCCGGTTCCGGCGGCCTGACAGCGACCGAGCACCGCCTGGCGAACGGCCTGCGCGTGGTGCTCTCCGAGGACCACCTGACCCCGGTCGCCGCGGTCTGCCTCTGGTACGACGTCGGCTCGCGCCACGAGGTCAAGGGCCGTACCGGCCTTGCTCACCTTTTCGAGCATCTGATGTTCCAGGGCTCGGGCCAGGTGAAGGGCAACGGCCACTTCGAGCTGGTTCAGGGAGCCGGCGGCTCGCTGAACGGCACCACCAGCTTCGAGCGCACCAATTACTTCGAGACCATGCCCACCCACCAGCTGGAGCTCGCCCTCTGGCTGGAAGCCGACCGGATGGGCTCGCTGCTCGCGGCTCTCGACGACGAGTCGATGGAGAACCAGCGCGATGTCGTCAAGAACGAGCGCCGCCAGCGGTACGACAACGTCCCGTACGGTACGGCCTTCGAGCGGCTGACCGCGCTCGCCTACCCGGAGGGCCATCCGTACCACCACACACCGATCGGCTCGATGACCGATCTGGACGCGGCGACCCTCGAGGACGCGCGCACCTTCTTCCGTACGTACTACGCGCCGAACAACGCCGTGCTTTCGGTCGTCGGTGACATCGACCCGAAGCAGACGCTCGCCTGGATCGAGAATTACTTCGGCTCCATCCCGGCCCACGACGGCAAGCAGCCCCCGCGCGACGGCTCCCTTCCGGAGACCATCGGCGAGCAGCTGCGCGAGGAGATCGTCGAGGAGGTCCCGGCCCGGGCGCTGATGGCCGCCTACCGCCTGCCGCACGACGGCACGCGCGAGTGCGATGCCGCTGACCTGGCGCTCACCGTCCTCGGCGGCGGTGAGTCCTCGAGGCTGCACAACCGCCTGGTGCGCCGTGACCAGACGGCCGTCGCGGCCGGCTTCGGTCTGCTGCGGCTGGCCGGTGCCCCCTCGCTGGGCTGGCTGGACGTCAAGACGTCCGGCGGTGTCGAGGTGCCGCAGATCGAGGCCGCGGTCGACGAGGAGCTGGCACGGTTCGCCGCGGAAGGCCCCACGCCCGAGGAGATGGAGCGGGCGCAGGCCCAGTTGGAGCGCGAGTGGCTGGACCGGCTCGGCACGGTCGCAGGCCGCGCCGATGAACTGTGCCGGTACGCCGTGCTCTTCGGCGACCCGCAGCTGGCGCTGAGCGCCGTACAGCGGGTGCTGGACGTCACCGCCGAAGAGGTGCAGGCGGTCGCCAAGGCCCGGTTGCGCCCGGACAACAGGGCGGTGCTGGTCTACGAGCCCCTCTCCGCGGACAACGGCGACAGCGACAGCGACGAGAACGACGAGCACGAAGGGGCGGACCAGTGAGCGACGCTGCCGTGACCATGGAGTTCCACCCGCAGCCGACGGCCGGCCCCGCCCGCCCCTGGGCGTTCCCGGCCCCCGAGCGCGGCACGCTGGACAACGGCCTCACCGTGCTGCGCTGCCATCGCCCCGGCCAGCAGGTGGTGGCCGTCGAGATCTGCCTCGACGCCCCGCTGGAGGCCGAGCCCGAGGGCATCGACGGCGTCGCCACGATCATGGCGCGCGCCCTGTCGGAAGGCACCGACAAGCACACCGCCGAGGAGTTCGCCGCCGAGCTGGAGCGCTGCGGCGCCACTCTCGACGCGCACGCCGACCACCCGGGTGTCCGCGTCTCCCTGGAGGTGCCGGTCTCCCGGCTGCCGAAGGCGCTCGGCCTGCTCGCCGAGGCGCTGCGCGCGCCCGCCTTCGCCGACAACGAGGTGGAGCGGCTGGTACGCAACCGGCTGGACGAGATCCCGCACGAGACGGCCAACCCGGCCCGCCGTGCGGCCAAGGAGCTCTCCAAGCAGCTCTTCCCGGCCTCCCTGCGTATGTCGCGCCCCCGCCAGGGCACGGAGGAGTCCGTGGCCCGGATCGACTCCGCGGCCGTGCGCGCCTTCTACGAGGCGTATGTCCGGCCGGCCACGGCCACCACGGTAATCGTCGGCGACCTCACCGGAGTCGACCTTGACGCCGTGCTCGCCGAGACTCTCGGTACCTGGACCGGCAACAGCGCCGAGGCCCGTCCCGTACCGCCGATCACCGCCGACGACACCGGCCGTGTGGTCATCGTGGACCGCCCCGGCGCCGTCCAGACGCAGCTGCTGATCGGCCGTATCGGCCCGGACCGCCACGACCGCGTCTGGCCGGCCCAGGTGCTCGGGGCGTATTGCCTGGGCGGCACCCTCACCTCGCGTCTCGACCGCGTGCTGCGCGAGGAGAAGGGCTACACCTACGGCGTACGGGCCTTCGGCCAGGTGCTGCGCTCCGCTCCCGACGGGTCGGGCGCGGCGATGCTCGCCATCAGCGGTTCCGTGGACACCCCGAACACCGGACCGGCGCTGGACGACCTCTGGAAGGTGCTGCGTACGCTCGCGGCCGAGGGCCTGACCGACGCCGAGCGCGATGTTGCCGTGCAGAACCTGGTGGGTGTCGCCCCGCTGAAGTTCGAGACGGCCGCCTCCGTCGCGGGCACGCTCGCCGACCAAGTCGAGCAGTTCCTCCCGGACGACTACCAGGCGCAGTTGTACGTGCGCCTGGCCGATACCGGCACCGTTGAGGCGACGGCCGCGGCCGTCAGCGCCTTCCCGGTGGACCGACTTGTCACGGTGCTCGTCGGCGATGCCTCGCAGATCGAGGAGCCGGTCAGGGCGCTCGGCATCGGCGAAGTGACGGTTGTCACAGGCTGATTGGGTCAATCCGGCAAACAATTCAAAACAGGCAAACGGAACCCCGGCCTCCCTGGTGATGCCGGGGTTCTGTCTTATGCCCGTTTTATTGCAGAGCCTGCCTGTCTGGCCTGTGGCATGCGCTACAAAAAGAGCTGTCTGTTTGGTGATTGAAAGACGGCCCGCCTAGCGTCGGTCCGGCTGTCCGCCAGTAGCCCGCCGCATCCGCGGCATCGGACAGTCATCGCCGAGTCCCCGTCAGGCGCGAGCCTGGGGAGCCGGGGACCCACTCAGTCCCTGGGGTGAATCGGGCGCCTTCGCACCTGCGGAGGGGCCTGTAGGAGACCTTCCTGCTCCGAACCCGTCAGCTAACCCGGTAGGCGAGAAGGAAGGAAAGGATCAGCCACTTCATGGCGTTCACCCGTGCCACCGGGAAGCACCGTGCCCCGAGCCGAATGACGCGCAAGAAGGCGAACATCGCCGCCGTCGCCGCTCTCGCCACCACCGGCGTCATCGGAACCCTCGCTTCCCCGGCACTCGCCGCCGACACCGGCGCGGCCACCGTCGAGGACACCGGCCTGACCCAGATCGTGGCCGCCGACTCCCTCGCCGAGCAGATCGCCGACCAGGCCGCCGCTCAGAAGGAGGAGGCCGCCGAGGCCGTCGCCAAGGCGAAGGCCGAGGCCGAGGCGAAGCGGAAGGCCGAGGCCCGCGCCAAGGAGGCCCGTGAGGCCAAGGAGCGCGCCGCGCGCGCCGCCGAGCGCAAGCGCCTCAACTCCTTCGTGGCCCCGATCTCGCACTCGTACGTCTCCACGGGCTACAAGTCCGGCGGCGCCATCTGGTCCTCCGGCAGCCACACCGGCATCGACTTCCACGCCGCGTCCGGCACGACCGTGCACGCGGTCGGCTCCGGCACTGTCGTCGAGGCCGGCTGGGGCGGCGCGTACGGGAACAACATCGTGATCAAGATGAAGGACGGCTCGTACACGCAGTACGGCCACCTCTCGTCCATCGGCGTCTCGGTCGGCCAGTCGGTGACCCCGGGCCAGCAGATCGGCCTCTCCGGCGCGACCGGCAACACCACTGGACCGCACCTCCACTTCGAGGCCCGCACCAGCCCCGAGTACGGCTCCGACATCAACCCGGTCGCGTACCTGCGCGCGCACGGCGTCAGCGTCTGATCAGACGGCGGGCCGCTGTCCGGCCCCGCGTGCTTCCCGAAGGCCCCGGCTCACCGCCGGGGCCTTCGGCGTTTGCCCGCTCCGCCGGCGTTCTGGCCAAAAGATATCCATGGATTCCGGTCTCCCATCGGAAAATCCCGAGCATTGCAATAGAGTCACTGAACAGACGTCAGTCGGCTGCGTTTCGCGCGGATTAAAGCGGAGGTTCGGTCATGCGCATTCCCGCGCACTCGGTATGCACGGCGATCCGCGACGACATCGTCTCCGGTGTATTCGAGCGCGGCAGCCGGCTCACCGAGGAGCAGCTGGCGCGCCGCTACGGCGTCTCCCGGGTCCCGGTGCGCGAAGCTCTGCGCACCCTGGAGTCCGAGGGTTTCGTCACCACCCGCCGCCACGCCGGCGCCTGTGTCGCCGAGCCCACCGAGCAGGAGGCCGCCGACCTCCTGGAGATCCGGATGCTGCTGGAGCCCATGGGTGCGGCGCGCGCCGCCCAGCGGCGCACCGAGGCGCATCTGAAGGTGCTGCGTGGCCTGGTCAGGCTGGGTCAGGAGCGGGCCCGCCGTGGTCAGGGCGAGGACCTGCGTTCACTGGGCGGCTGGTTCCACGAGACGCTCGCCCAGGCCTCCGGCAGTCCGGGCCTGATCGCTCTGCTCACCCAGCTGCGGCACAAGATCGCCTGGATGTACACCGTCGAGCAGCCGGCCACGCCCGTCGAGTCCTGGATCGAGCACGGCGCGATCGTGGACGCGGTGGCGCGCGGCGACGCGGAACGGGCGCGAGGGCTGACGGCCGTGCACACCGAACGGGCCGCCGCCGCGCACCGGCTGCGCCGTCCCGAGCGGGTGAGGACTTCGCAACATGCCGTAAACATCGCGAGCGCCCGCCATTAACAGGCGCACCGTATACAAAGGATAGATATTCGCAGGGCCTCTTTTCTGCTGCCCATATTCAAGCGTCGGGCCGGGGAAATCAACGGCCGGAAAAACTGCGTCCGGAAAAGACGAAGCCGCGATGTCCGGGAATCTGGGACACCGCGGCTTTGCCGTGGGTAATGGGCCTGTTCGGCTCAGACGGTTTCGGGAAGCTCTTCGAGACCCTCGGCGACGAGCCGGGCGAGACGGTCCAGAGCGGCGTCGGAGTCCTCGGCCTCGGAAGCGAGCACGATCTCCTCGCCACCCTGGGCGCCCAGGCCGAGCACCGCGAGCATCGAGCCGGCGTTGACCGGGGTGCCGTCCGCCTTGGCGATCGTCACGGGGACGCCGGCGGCCGTGGCGGCACGGACGAAGATGGAAGCGGGGCGGGCGTGAAGGCCCTCGGCCCAGCCGACATTGACGCGGCGCTCAGCCATGGTGTTGCCCTTCAAGTCTTAGCGGTTGTCTAGACCAGTCTCTCATGTGTTGCTGCGTTGCCCGCACCGGCCCCGGACCCGGGATCGGCCGCTGGTCGGCTTCCCCAGACTGCCCCGCGGCAACCTCCTCCGCGACCCGTGAGTGAGCCGTACGCTTTCCCCATGCAGACCTCGTCGGATCACGCCTACCCCGACCACTGGGAAGCGGACGTGGTGCTGCGCGACGGCGGCATCGCGCGCATCAGGCCCATCACCACCGAGGACGCCGACCGTCTGGTCAGCTTCTACGAGCAGGTCTCCGACGAGTCGAAGTACTACCGCTTCTTCGCGCCCTACCCCCGGCTCTCCGCCAAGGACGTACATCACTTCACCCATCACGACTACGTGGACCGGGTGGGCCTCGCGGTCACGGTGGGCGGCGAGTTCATCGCCACCGTCCGCTACGACCGGATCAATGGAGAGGGCCGGCCCGCGAGCGCCCCCGCCGACGAGGCCGAGGTCGCCTTTCTCGTCCAGGACGCCCACCAGGGGCGCGGCGTGGCATCCGCCCTGCTCGAGCACATCGCCGAGGTCGCCCGCGAACGCGGTATCAGGCGCTTCGCCGCCGAGGTGCTGCCCGCCAACAACAAGATGATCAAGGTGTTCCGGGACGCCGGCTATACCCAGAAGCGCAGCTTCGAGGACGGCTCCGTCCATCTCACCCTCGACCTCGAACCGACCGAGGAGTCCCTGGCCGTCCAGCGCGGCCGCGAGCAGCGCGCGGAGGCCCGCTCTGTGCAGCGCCTCCTCGCGCCCGGTTCGGTCGCAGTCATCGGCACCGGCCGCACGCCCGGCGGCGTGGGCCGCACCGTCCTGCGCAACCTCCTCGACGCCGGATACACGGGACGTACCTACGCCGTGAACCGCGCCTTTCCCGAGGACCAGACCGAGGTGGACGGGGTCCCGGCCCACCGCTCCGTCGGCGAGACAGGGGAGACCGTCGACCTGGCGGTCGTGGCCGTCCCGGCGGAGCGGGTGCCCGAAGTGGTCGCCGACTGCGGCGAGCACGGCGTCCAGGGCCTGGTCGTACTCACCGCCGGATACGCCGAGAGCGGGGCCGCCGGACGGGAGCGACAGCGCGAACTGGTGCGGCAGGCCCGCTCGTACGGGATGCGCATCATCGGCCCGAACTCCTTCGGCATCATCAGCACCAGCGACAGCGTCCGCCTCAATGCCTCGCTGGCCCCCCAGTCCCCGGCGGCCGGCCGCATCGGCCTGTTCACCCAGTCCGGCGCCATCGGTATCGCACTGCTCGCCGGCCTGCACCGGCGCGGGGCCGGGCTCTCCTCCTTCATCTCGTCGGGCAACCGCGCGGATGTTTCCGGCAACGACTTTCTGCAGTACTGGTACGAGGACCCGGACACCGATGTGGTCCTGCTGTACCTCGAATCGATCGGCAACCCGCGCAAGTTCACCCGCCTGGCCCGGCGTACGGCGGCGGTGAAACCGGTGGTCGTGGTGAAGGGCGCCCGGCACAGCGGCAGCGCGCCGCCCGGACACGCGGTGCCGGTCACCGGGATCCCCGACACCACGGTCGGGGCGCTGCTCCGCCAGGCCGGTGTGATCCGCGTCGACACCGTCACCGAACTCGTGGACGCGGGCCTGCTGCTGGCCGGCCAGCCGCTGCCCGCCGGACCGCGCGTGGCGATCCTCGGCAACTCCGAGTCGCTCGGCCTGCTCACGTACGACGCCTGTCTCGCCGACGGCCTCCGTCCCCTGCGGCCGCGCGACCTCACGACGGCCGCCACACCCGCGGACTTCCGTGCCGCCCTCGCCGAGGCCCTGGTGGACGACGCCTGCGATGCGGTGGTGGTGACGGCGATCCCGTGGGTCGGCGAGAACGGCGTCACGGAGTCGGGTGACGGCGAGGTCCTGGCAGCAGCGCTGCGCGACGCGGTCACGACGGCCCCGGCCAAACCGGTCGCGGTGGTGCATGTGGAAATGGGCGGTCTGGCGGAGGCGCTGGCGGCGGCGGCGAGCACGCGTACGGTCCCGGCCCCCGAGACCGACGGCGGGGGACCGGGCCCCGGCCGCGAAGCGCCGCGGACCGTCCGCACCCGTCCGCCCGCCCCGAGCTCGTCCGCCGTCTCCGCGGCTGTCCGTTACGCGGCCCCGGCCCCCGCGACCGCCCCGCACGCCTCCCGTATCCCCGCCTACCCCGCCGCCGAGAGGGCCGTCCGAGCCCTTTCCGAGGCGGTCAAGTACGCCCAGTGGCGCCGGCAGGCCGCCGAGCCCGGCAAGGTGCCGCAGTACGAGGACATCGACGAGGCGGGTGCCGCCAGGCAGATCGAGGGGCTGCTCGGCGGGGTCACAGACCCTCGCGGCAGCACCCTCGGACCCGGTGCCACCCAGGAGCTCCTCGGCCAGTACGGCATCTCCGTACGTTCTGCCCTCCCCGCGCCCGGCCCGGACGATGCCGTGGCCGCCGCCACCCGCCTCGGCTACCCCGTCGCCCTCAAGACCACCGCCCCGCACCTGCGCCACCGCGCCGACCTCGGCGGCGTACGGCTGGATCTGGCCAACGAGGCGCAACTGCGGCAGGCCTACCGCGAATTGACCGACGTTCTCGGCAAGCCCGAGGAGCTGCAGCCCGTCGTCCAGGCGATGGCCCCGCGCGGCGTCGACACCGTCGTACGCGCCGCCATCGACCCCGCCGCCGGCGCTGTGCTCTCCTTCGGGCTGGCCGGAGCCGCCTCCGAGCTGCTCGGTGACACGGCCCACCGACTCGTGCCCGTCACCGACCGGGACGCCGCCGAGTTGATCAGGACCATCCGGACGGCCCCACTCCTCTTCGGCTGGCGCGGCTCGGCACCCGTCGACACCCCGGCCCTCGAAGAGCTGCTGCTCCGGGTGTCACGTTTGGTCGACGATCACCCGGAAGTAGTCGGAATCAGCCTCGAACCGGTCGTCGTCGCTCAGCGTGGCCTCTCCGTGCTCGGCGCGTCCGTACGGCTC
This portion of the Streptomyces sp. NBC_01750 genome encodes:
- a CDS encoding M16 family metallopeptidase, with protein sequence MPMGHTATAQAGSGGLTATEHRLANGLRVVLSEDHLTPVAAVCLWYDVGSRHEVKGRTGLAHLFEHLMFQGSGQVKGNGHFELVQGAGGSLNGTTSFERTNYFETMPTHQLELALWLEADRMGSLLAALDDESMENQRDVVKNERRQRYDNVPYGTAFERLTALAYPEGHPYHHTPIGSMTDLDAATLEDARTFFRTYYAPNNAVLSVVGDIDPKQTLAWIENYFGSIPAHDGKQPPRDGSLPETIGEQLREEIVEEVPARALMAAYRLPHDGTRECDAADLALTVLGGGESSRLHNRLVRRDQTAVAAGFGLLRLAGAPSLGWLDVKTSGGVEVPQIEAAVDEELARFAAEGPTPEEMERAQAQLEREWLDRLGTVAGRADELCRYAVLFGDPQLALSAVQRVLDVTAEEVQAVAKARLRPDNRAVLVYEPLSADNGDSDSDENDEHEGADQ
- a CDS encoding M16 family metallopeptidase, coding for MEFHPQPTAGPARPWAFPAPERGTLDNGLTVLRCHRPGQQVVAVEICLDAPLEAEPEGIDGVATIMARALSEGTDKHTAEEFAAELERCGATLDAHADHPGVRVSLEVPVSRLPKALGLLAEALRAPAFADNEVERLVRNRLDEIPHETANPARRAAKELSKQLFPASLRMSRPRQGTEESVARIDSAAVRAFYEAYVRPATATTVIVGDLTGVDLDAVLAETLGTWTGNSAEARPVPPITADDTGRVVIVDRPGAVQTQLLIGRIGPDRHDRVWPAQVLGAYCLGGTLTSRLDRVLREEKGYTYGVRAFGQVLRSAPDGSGAAMLAISGSVDTPNTGPALDDLWKVLRTLAAEGLTDAERDVAVQNLVGVAPLKFETAASVAGTLADQVEQFLPDDYQAQLYVRLADTGTVEATAAAVSAFPVDRLVTVLVGDASQIEEPVRALGIGEVTVVTG
- a CDS encoding M23 family metallopeptidase; translation: MAFTRATGKHRAPSRMTRKKANIAAVAALATTGVIGTLASPALAADTGAATVEDTGLTQIVAADSLAEQIADQAAAQKEEAAEAVAKAKAEAEAKRKAEARAKEAREAKERAARAAERKRLNSFVAPISHSYVSTGYKSGGAIWSSGSHTGIDFHAASGTTVHAVGSGTVVEAGWGGAYGNNIVIKMKDGSYTQYGHLSSIGVSVGQSVTPGQQIGLSGATGNTTGPHLHFEARTSPEYGSDINPVAYLRAHGVSV
- a CDS encoding GntR family transcriptional regulator yields the protein MRIPAHSVCTAIRDDIVSGVFERGSRLTEEQLARRYGVSRVPVREALRTLESEGFVTTRRHAGACVAEPTEQEAADLLEIRMLLEPMGAARAAQRRTEAHLKVLRGLVRLGQERARRGQGEDLRSLGGWFHETLAQASGSPGLIALLTQLRHKIAWMYTVEQPATPVESWIEHGAIVDAVARGDAERARGLTAVHTERAAAAHRLRRPERVRTSQHAVNIASARH
- a CDS encoding HPr family phosphocarrier protein; protein product: MAERRVNVGWAEGLHARPASIFVRAATAAGVPVTIAKADGTPVNAGSMLAVLGLGAQGGEEIVLASEAEDSDAALDRLARLVAEGLEELPETV